The Rhododendron vialii isolate Sample 1 chromosome 8a, ASM3025357v1 genome has a window encoding:
- the LOC131335650 gene encoding uncharacterized protein LOC131335650 — protein MAFEMSPRRNFRSKGFKVKHALQILALIGICVWLVYPVQHSSEEIIKLGRKDLDTRVEKTTIEDPKQKGDEQQESQQVLEDIKPEEGEGEGKQGGDDAMLDHSQEKFGVEGGDGSKLPGRENETEETNQNEGKTEESEENAKMESKEEGGDDVQKESDENKNDGGEVKEREENEQKQSGENEGGQEEIKAEEREQQKETQVGGESELNKESGGVGENEEKELDEEKRESKEDAGEVTKEQREVDSSNPTTAEMMESNGNEQKNNGSTSYVAQNQNEPEENPVSKDDNSQSGLKEEHEQKETVSNEKISNPYSTLSTTENAGENLYADSNVVPSNSLNNIDSAISDKQNDSNNTAARAKNDFVSLISNENENVVQNMESNTNHGAEAEAEGKDATSKESENAYGNQSANPGTEAGEKDTTSNRSENAYGNQGESNANPGTDAGEKNTTSYGSENASGNQGESNANPVTEAEEKDTTSNRRENAYANQGESNSNPGTEAGEKDTTTNGTENADGNQSESNTNPGAEAVEKDTSSNISENADGNQSESADSSSHSSEPQDEKEASLKENEDANSTTRDPVDSSDSSIRHEETDARTDPGSLAGDKREGNNNNNDAAAAE, from the coding sequence ATGGCATTCGAGATGTCACCTCGTAGGAACTTCAGATCCAAAGGTTTCAAGGTAAAGCATGCTTTGCAGATACTTGCGCTGATTGGCATTTGCGTATGGCTTGTTTACCCAGTCCAGCACTCATCTGAAGAAATTATAAAGTTAGGAAGGAAAGACCTCGATACTCGAGTGGAGAAAACAACGATTGAGGATCCGAAGCAAAAGGGGGACGAACAACAAGAAAGTCAGCAGGTCCTTGAAGACATCAAGCCTGAAGAGGGTGAGGGTGAAGGAAAACAAGGGGGAGATGATGCGATGCTCGATCACTCTCAAGAGAAATTCGGTGTGGAAGGTGGGGATGGGAGTAAACTTCCGGGTAGGGAAAATGAGACAGAAGAGACCAACCAGAATGAAGGGAAAACAGAGGAGAGCGAAGAAAATGCCAAGATGGAAAGCAAAGAGGAGGGTGGCGACGATGTCCAGAAAGAAAGTGATGAGAATAAAAATGACGGAGGTGAAGTgaaggaaagagaagagaacgAACAGAAGCAAAGCGGAGAAAATGAAGGTGGACAGGAGGAAATCAAAGCGGAAGAGAGAGAACAGCAAAAGGAAACACAAGTTGGAGGGGAGAGTGAACTAAACAAGGAGAGCGGAGGTGTGGGGGAGAACGAAGAAAAAGAACTAGACGAAGAGAAACGAGAGAGCAAAGAGGATGCTGGTGAAGTGACGAAAGAGCAGAGAGAAGTGGATAGTTCCAACCCCACAACTGCGGAAATGATGGAATCTAATGGAAACGAGCAGAAGAACAATGGCTCTACATCTTATGTGGCTCAAAACCAAAATGAACCAGAGGAAAATCCAGTTTCTAAAGATGACAACTCGCAGAGTGGTCTGAAAGAGGAACATGAACAAAAGGAAACAGTTTCCAACGAGAAAATATCTAATCCCTATTCGACTCTTTCCACAACTGAAAATGCGGGCGAAAACTTATACGCAGATTCAAATGTAGTACCCTCAAACTCTTTAAATAACATTGACTCTGCGATTTCAGACAAGCAGAATGATAGCAATAACACAGCTGCAAGGGCAAAGAATGATTTTGTATCTTTAATCTCAAATGAGAATGAAAATGTAGTTCAGAACATGGAGTCTAATACTAACCATGGAGCGGAAGCTGAAGCTGAAGGAAAGGATGCAACCTCCAAAGAAAGTGAAAATGCATATGGTAATCAGAGTGCTAATCCTGGGACGGAAGCCGGAGAAAAGGATACAACCTCCAACAGAAGCGAAAATGCATATGGGAACCAGGGTGAATCTAATGCTAATCCTGGGACGGACGCCGGAGAAAAGAATACAACCTCCTACGGAAGTGAAAATGCATCTGGGAACCAGGGTGAGTCTAATGCTAATCCTGTGACGGAAGCCGAAGAAAAGGATACAACCTCAAACAGACGTGAAAATGCATATGCGAACCAAGGTGAGTCTAATTCTAATCCTGGGACAGAAGCAGGAGAAAAGGATACAACTACCAACGGAACTGAAAATGCAGATGGGAACCAAAGTGAGTCTAATACTAATCCTGGGGCGGAAGCTGTAGAAAAGGATACATCCTCCAACATAAGTGAAAATGCAGATGGGAACCAAAGTGAGTCAGCTGATAGTTCTTCTCACTCTTCAGAGCCCCAAGATGAGAAAGAGGCTTCTTTAAAAGAGAATGAAGACGCTAACAGCACTACGCGTGATCCAGTTGATTCCTCTGATTCTTCAATCCGGCATGAAGAGACAGATGCTCGCACGGATCCGGGAAGTTTAGCGGGAGACAAAAGGGAAgggaacaacaacaacaatgatGCTGCAGCCGCTGAGTGA
- the LOC131335651 gene encoding cysteine desulfurase, mitochondrial — MASKRLATTLRRSSPFRSLSTAAAAAIESSPEEAGISMKGVKISGRPLYLDMQATSPVDPRVLDSMLPYYLSRFGNPHSRTHLYGWESDDAVERARSQVAALINASPKEIIFTSGATESNNISVKGVMHFYKEKKRHVITTQTEHKCVLDSCRYLQQEGFDVTYLPVNPDGIIDLDALRSAIRPDTGLVSIMTVNNEIGVIQPVVEIGQICRERNIPFHTDAAQAVGKIPIDVENMNVSLMSISGHKIYGPKGVGALYMRRRPRIRVEPQMSGGGQERGIRSGTVPTPLVVGMGAACNVAMKEMEYDEKRICKLQERLLSGIRARLDGVVVNGSEERRYAGNLNLSFAYVEGESLLMGLKEVAVSSGSACTSASLEPSYVLRALGVDEDMAHTSIRFGIGRFTTEEEVDRAVELTVRQVEKLREMSPLYEMVKEGIDIKSIQWSQH; from the coding sequence ATGGCCTCGAAGCGTCTAGCAACCACCCTCCGCCGCTCTTCCCCCTTCCGCTCCCTCTCCACCGCCGCCGCTGCCGCCATCGAATCATCCCCCGAAGAAGCCGGAATCTCAATGAAAGGCGTCAAGATCTCCGGCCGCCCCCTCTACCTCGACATGCAGGCCACCTCCCCTGTCGACCCCCGCGTCCTCGACTCCATGCTCCCCTACTACCTCTCCCGCTTCGGCAACCCCCACTCCCGCACCCACCTCTACGGATGGGAGTCCGACGACGCTGTCGAGCGAGCCCGCTCCCAGGTCGCCGCCCTCATCAACGCCTCCCCCAAGGAAATCATCTTCACCTCCGGTGCCACCGAGTCCAACAACATCTCCGTCAAGGGCGTCATGCACTTCTACAAAGAGAAGAAGCGCCACGTCATCACCACCCAGACGGAGCACAAGTGCGTCCTCGACTCCTGCCGTTATCTCCAGCAGGAGGGCTTCGACGTCACCTACCTCCCCGTTAACCCCGACGGCATCATCGACCTCGATGCGCTCCGATCCGCCATCCGGCCCGATACCGGGCTCGTCTCCATCATGACTGTGAACAACGAGATTGGGGTAATCCAACCGGTCGTAGAAATAGGGCAAAtctgtagagagagaaacattcCTTTCCACACGGACGCCGCGCAAGCAGTGGGGAAAATTCCTATAGATGTGGAGAACATGAATGTGAGCTTAATGTCTATTAGCGGGCATAAGATATACGGGCCGAAGGGGGTTGGGGCTTTGTACATGAGGAGGAGACCTAGGATTAGGGTTGAGCCGCAGATGAGCGGGGGAGGGCAGGAGCGAGGGATTCGCAGCGGGACGGTCCCGACCCCACTGGTGGTCGGGATGGGGGCCGCGTGCAATGTGGCGATGAAGGAGATGGAGTATGATGAGAAGAGGATTTGTAAGTTGCAGGAGAGGCTGTTGAGTGGGATTAGGGCTAGGTTGGATGGAGTGGTGGTGAACGGGAGTGAGGAGAGGAGGTACGCGGGGAATTTGAACTTGTCGTTTGCGTACGTGGAAGGGGAGAGCTTGTTGATGGGGTTGAAGGAGGTGGCGGTGTCGAGTGGGAGCGCGTGTACCAGCGCGAGCTTGGAGCCATCGTACGTGTTGAGGGCATTGGGGGTGGATGAGGATATGGCACATACGTCGATTAGGTTTGGGATTGGGAGGTTCACGACGGAGGAGGAGGTGGATAGGGCGGTTGAGCTCACGGTGAGGCAGGTTGAGAAGTTGAGAGAGATGAGCCCACTTTATGAGATGGTGAAGGAAGGGATTGATATTAAGAGTATTCAGTGGTCGCAGCACTGA